A single region of the Mercenaria mercenaria strain notata chromosome 6, MADL_Memer_1, whole genome shotgun sequence genome encodes:
- the LOC123548857 gene encoding teashirt homolog 2-like isoform X4: MQIETSTEPSCFDSKVTDLDIKKNQADDLEPEVNHKDSSNNMESETVENCIKCEVNGCENDENENMTSESKKTETAESLKGEHVKIEGNGKEAISDSTENENVSVKKENIVYNVDIEKEIKKELKEAVEIRIPKVKQKLEIDDYKWMSGNAEKTNKRPETPPLQKLMRQDFSPLKSGNLSSPSPPKRFRDSSSHKEGFTSKLASVIIPSTSTSVPPKTASHPKQLLSHSIASLRTSSLKPTSLNKSTFPHSSYLSRSYPFSQSLFMSPEEDQPLDLSKKPSSEPKGSPKRNGNSKHDSFKHENGLSSTSLQSLQQKFGGDFHLRGLRKPLNYMLYGPEIPALHQALLHSASMSLPHFALPMSNGQPKLTPEKIYPSRHRNLTPSPSHKSRNDDSIKTIKREDSSVNEKSVKRELDKSDIENDPSLDDKQGENYTNHLCTCGKWFDGLYSLSLHLQETGHLPARNKSVSLLEYPKLVRGQDMWLNQESEQTRRILRCIQCGESFKTLPMLTVHMMKTQHYTKIVSSEHARRTHKCSAYCDKEQDKECVFKCKVCQESFTDMEGLANHMIMSGHHKKQSPRPPQSFSDLQFKKRKRYSFDESLNPYGNPSMAAIYDYKRHLAGGSASPELSTDDTDDSRINCENCNCKIETKSFVEHVRACLGQKLREDVAKLEKENARKGNTEKRNFDKTNDEDSDLLRSQEKKRKLDNGSVKSSIDSDSEVEKMKSDVDVESLDDDKESKSILDDTDGLDKSKVSDTRDTKESEKSIKLESDSDELELGEIRDKSKNILKEIQTLVDSKSSRNERREIIKAEVDRSDNEKKSNGNTSRKVPLGKKLDIIDPDHAKEASEGSALSAMESFIKKSFSNKFDYKKGNIIISPHSSSDATIHTRPINSAMSFDTTDYLSRYKNFYAALNLNLGNGFKQGQSEREGNKSKVSNHDVVKKEIRSKLEKGKERFEKLESPKSDGSDEKDDGRNSVKSGVSESSSQLDKNENLETKYLNMDENDDESKTDKEKSSALDNLSSFVYGQNLTSEHPLDSLQRLITKSDIPKLMGTAAASHGFKYLPPHLALHQSSLDLSVPLNLSVKAQNGESDEEDSKSRPDEDSLSDYEPLNSPTNSDGEPVEYRCAACSRKFASKGSYRYHLSRCHLSSVKRYGIKEAFNMSPYVYLPLDHTAKFSKYYEMAKELANKAKENRTK, from the coding sequence ATGCAGATAGAAACTTCAACTGAACCCAGCTGCTTTGACAGCAAGGTCACTGACCTTGACATAAAGAAAAATCAGGCAGATGACCTTGAACCAGAAGTAAATCATAAAGATTCATCTAATAACATGGAAAGTGAAACCGTTGAAAATTGTATTAAATGTGAAGTCAATGGATGTGAgaatgatgaaaatgaaaatatgacttCTGAAAGCAAGAAAACTGAAACTGCAGAATCCTTGAAAGGTGAACATGTTAAAATAGAAGGTAATGGTAAAGAAGCGATTTCTGATAGTACTGAAAACGAAAATGTTAgtgtaaagaaagaaaatattgtgtATAATGTGgacattgaaaaagaaataaagaaggaacttaAGGAAGCAGTAGAGATAAGGATTCCAAAGGTGAAACAAAAGTTAGAAATAGATGACTATAAGTGGATGTCTGGTAATGCTGAAAAGACAAACAAGAGACCTGAAACTCCACCTCTCCAGAAACTGATGAGACAAGATTTCTCTCCATTAAAGTCAGGTAATTTGTCATCTCCTTCACCACCAAAAAGGTTCAGAGACAGCTCATCACATAAAGAAGGGTTTACTTCTAAATTAGCTTCAGTGATCATACCTAGCACAAGTACGAGCGTACCTCCAAAGACAGCTTCTCATCCCAAACAGTTGCTTTCACATTCAATAGCTAGTCTAAGGACATCTAGCTTGAAACCAACAAGCTTGAATAAATCCACATTTCCACATAGTTCTTACCTTTCAAGATCATATCCATTTAGTCAATCATTATTTATGTCTCCAGAGGAAGACCAACCTTTAGACCTTTCTAAAAAGCCCTCTAGTGAGCCTAAGGGAAGCCCAAAGAGAAATGGCAACTCAAAACATGATTCTTTTAAGCATGAAAATGGACTTTCCTCAACTAGTCTACAAAGTTTACAACAAAAGTTTGGTGGAGATTTTCACCTGCGTGGATTAAGAAAACCATTGAATTACATGTTATATGGACCAGAAATTCCAGCCCTTCATCAAGCTTTACTTCATTCGGCATCTATGTCGCTACCTCATTTTGCCCTACCAATGTCAAATGGTCAACCAAAACTGACGCCAGAGAAGATATACCCTTCAAGACATCGAAATCTGACTCCATCACCTTCACACAAAAGTCGCAATGATGATAGTATCAAAACTATCAAGCGTGAGGACTCTTCTGTAAATGAGAAATCTGTAAAAAGGGAATTGGACAAATCAGACATTGAAAACGATCCTAGTCTTGATGATAAGCAGGGTGAAAATTACACAAACCATTTATGTACGTGTGGTAAATGGTTTGATGGGCTGTATTCACTGAGTCTGCACTTACAGGAAACTGGACATCTGCCAGCAAGGAATAAGTCTGTAAGTTTGCTAGAGTATCCAAAACTTGTGAGGGGTCAGGACATGTGGTTAAATCAGGAATCTGAACAGACACGTAGAATTCTACGCTGTATCCAGTGTGGGGAATCCTTCAAAACACTGCCAATGTTAACAGTTCACATGATGAAGACACAGCATTACACAAAGATTGTGAGCTCTGAGCATGCTAGAAGAACTCACAAGTGTTCAGCTTATTGTGACAAGGAACAAGATAAAGAATGTGTGTTCAAATGCAAAGTGTGTCAAGAGTCGTTTACTGACATGGAAGGCCTAGCCAATCACATGATCATGTCTGGGCACCACAAAAAACAATCACCCAGACCACCACAGTCATTTAGTGACCTGCAGTTCAAAAAGAGGAAGCGATATAGTTTTGACGAATCATTAAATCCATATGGAAATCCAAGCATGGCAGCTATTTATGACTACAAAAGACATTTAGCTGGAGGTTCTGCTAGTCCTGAGTTATCAACAGATGATACTGATGATAGTAGAATAAACTGTGAGAATTGTAACTGTAAGATTGAAACTAAGTCATTTGTAGAGCATGTTAGAGCATGTTTAGGACAGAAGTTGCGTGAAGATGTTGCTAAATTGGAAAAGGAAAATGCCAGAAAGGGAAATACAGAAAAGAGAAATTTTGACAAAACGAATGATGAAGACTCAGATCTGCTAAGATCACAAGAGAAAAAGCGAAAGTTAGATAATGGTTCAGTTAAATCAAGTATTGATAGTGATAGTGAAGTAGAGAAAATGAAATCTGATGTAGATGTAGAATCATTAGATGATGATAAAGAAAGTAAAAGCATTTTAGATGATACAGATGGTCTCGATAAATCCAAAGTTAGTGACACAAGGGACACAAAAGAATCTGAAAAATCCATAAAACTTGAAAGTGATAGTGATGAATTGGAACTAGGTGAGATCAGagataaaagtaaaaacatcCTAAAAGAAATCCAGACTTTAGTAGATAGTAAAAGTTCTAGAAATGAGAGAAGAGAGATTATTAAAGCTGAGGTGGACAGATCTGACAATGAGAAAAAATCTAATGGTAACACTTCGAGAAAAGTACCTCTTGgaaagaaacttgacataataGATCCAGATCATGCGAAAGAAGCGTCAGAAGGGTCTGCTTTGTCAGCCATGGAatcattcattaaaaaaagtttcagtAACAAATTTGACTATAAAAAGGGCAACATAATCATCAGTCCACATAGCAGTTCAGATGCTACCATCCATACTAGACCAATTAATAGTGCAATGAGTTTTGATACAACTGATTATCTTAGTCGTTACAAAAACTTCTATGCAGCGCTCAACTTGAACCTGGGTAATGGTTTTAAACAAGGACAAAGTGAGAGAGAAGGAAATAAGTCAAAAGTGAGTAATCACGATGTTGTTAAGAAAGAAATAAGATCAAAGTTAGAGAAAGGTAAAGAAAGGTTTGAAAAATTGGAATCACCAAAATCTGATGGTAGTGATGAGAAGGATGATGGGAGAAATAGTGTAAAGTCAGGTGTTTCTGAAAGTTCTAGTCAACTTGATAAGAATGAAAACTTAGAAACTAAGTACTTAAATATggatgaaaatgatgatgaaaGTAAAACAGACAAGGAAAAATCCTCTGCTTTAGACAATCTTAGTAGTTTTGTTTATGGTCAGAACTTAACTAGTGAACATCCTTTGGATAGTTTACAAAGACTGATCACAAAATCCGACATTCCAAAATTAATGGGTACAGCAGCAGCTTCCCATGGTTTTAAATACCTCCCTCCACATTTAGCGTTACATCAATCCAGTCTCGACCTTAGTGTGCCTCTGAACTTAAGCGTAAAAGCGCAAAACGGTGAAAGTGATGAGGAAGACTCAAAGTCGCGACCTGACGAAGATAGTCTGTCTGATTATGAACCATTGAATTCGCCGACAAATAGTGACGGTGAACCAGTTGAGTATCGCTGTGCAGCGTGTAGTCGAAAATTTGCGTCGAAAGGGTCATACAGATATCATCTAAGTCGATGCCATCTGTCAAGTGTGAAACGCTATGGGATCAAGGAGGCATTTAATATGAGTCCATATGTGTACTTACCATTAGATCATACAGCCAAATTCTCAAAATATTATGAGATGGCAAAGGAGCTTGCTAACAAAGCAAAGGAAAACAGAACTAAATAA